gCACCTCTTCTTTTAAAAGCCTTGCATTTTCCTCCTCCAATTGCGTCACTAGTGACTCCAGTTCCACAGTATAAGCCTAAAATTTTCCAACCAATTCAGACATGCATTCATATAATTCAACCAATTTCTTTCAAAGGGGAAACAAAATCAAAAACTTTACTTAAGGAAAAGTACCTGTTTGCGTTCTCTAGACCTTGCAGCAGACTCTCTATTCTTGATCATCCTCCTCTGCTTCTGCTGCGTAGCCTTATCAAGCGCCACGTCCTCCACCGGTGGCGCCCTCCTTTTCCCTCTCCCACTTCCACTACCACCACCAGTCCCTCCTGCACCTCCTCTTATCTGGCCCGCAGCCCCAGCTGGCACCATCCTATTTCCAAACCCCAGTTGTGACTCCATACCAAAACCCCCCGGCGCATTCTGCATGTGCACCACGGGGGGAAATTGAACCCCAGCGGCCGCCGCATTCATGATCACCTCCATTCCATAACCTCCTCCTCCACCGCCACCAACTGCCGGAGCAGGCACCGGCGGCGGAGCCGGAGAAGAAACCCCGGGGACCCTAACATCCTCCTCGCTCACAGCTCCGGCCTTGGTCAGAAAATCCTCCAATGTCATCCTCGGCTCATGACTCCCACCTCCTCCTCCTGCTGCTGCTCCTCCGCCGCTGACAATCTCCTTCCAGACCTCGTCCACCGTCTTACTCCCAACTTCCCCGACATTATTATTTCTCCCAGCTCCGACGGCGGGAAGAGAGCCGTCGCCGTCGACGGCGGAGGCGAGAGTGTCAGGGTCGGAATAAATATTTTTGAGAATTTCCTCCATATTCATGGAGCCAAAGGAGTGATCATCAGAGTGATGGAGGAGATGGTGGTGGGCTTGGGGTTgttgatgaggaggaggaggatggaAAACAGCAGAAGAATGTTGTAAAAGACCAGTAGTGCTAGTCGAACAAGTGGAGGAGGTGGTGGCGGTGGAGGTGGAGTGGCGTGGCAGATCCGGATTGGCCGGTGATGTAGACGACATCACCTTCGACGACGCCATTCCAGCCGGCTTTATAGCTGATGTTGTTATACTAATCCCTAGTAGTAGGAGTAggactgctttttttttttttttttttttgggttttgtttgTTCCTTTTTCGGGACTTGTTTTGGTTTTTGGGTTTTCCCTTCTGAGCTCAAGCCATGAAGCCGGACCCGAATGAAAGAGAGCGCAAGTCTCGTTCAACAGTCGCTTGAATTTATGGTGATGTTGAAAATTGGACTGCTCTCTACTATCAgatgaggagagagagagagagagagagagagagagagagagaagccgGTCACGGTCAGGTTCAGGGTCAGGATCAGGATCAGGATCAAGGGTGGTTTTGGAAAGAAATGGGTTGGTTTTCTCAGCGAAAGAGAGAGAAGGTAAAGTGGGAGTTGGGGGACTGGCTTATTTGCATGGGATAGGCATGTCAGTTATTGCGGGGTTAAATTTGTCCTTTTAGTTCCACGGCAGAAAGCCACTGCTACTAATTTAGTGGCGGCGACGGCCATGGTGGTGCTGGTGTTGGTGGTTGGTGGCTGGTGGCGTCATCTTCTCGTAGAcatcttttccccctttttctaCATGTGGgtgcggggggggggggggggggttgggggTTGTTGGTTTTGTGGGGAGTTCTGAGGAGTTTTGGAGAGGTGCACTTAGTGATTGGAGTGAGAAAAAGTGTACTTTAAAGGCGAAAAAGTGAAAATGGACACATACTACTGCCATAATTTCCCAAACATAGGAGGATTTAAAGTACTCCTaccctctcttcttcttttttttaattagtagTAGGAGTACTTGCTAGTTGCTACTGGCGTtacttttcctcctttttgacAATTCAGTGTGGCTTTACTTTATAGATACTCCTTTTCTGTCTCGTGTGAATGAAGTCAATTCATTGTGGATTTTGGATGGTTTTAACCTTTTTAAGTTGTGATGCCAAAATTTAGCATTGtttggagcaaatttttttaaaaaaaaaaatactatatttttcatgaatatatttttcaatcaattttttacctcacatatattaaatcgttacagtaattttctTACAAAAGattcagaaaaatgcaatcaaaacAAAGACTTAATGTAGTGATCTACCCACTTCTTTcgtttttttccttaatttgaattgaaattaatttttaaaaaaaaagaaaagaaaaagaagaattagCAATTATATCACCACTCATGTCCTATTGTTCCAAGACGAGTAGCATCATTTTAATTTAAAGTCCCCTACCAAAGACTTGATCCTTGGTTATAACATTAAACAGCAATTGATCTCTCTACTATACCAATCAACAAACACTAATCATTTATTAGTCCATCATGATCACACTCTACCTTATAATCCAATGTTGTCATCTCATACCATATCTATACGCTATAGCAAGCAATTACCGATTTTATTGACACTCAATTGCTACTCACTACTTTATAATAGTGTCTGTATTTGTTTACAACAAGTACATGGGAAGAATTAACCGCtgggccaatggctcagtgACCACCAGGGAGGGACTTAAATCCCTCATTGGGCTGTTGGTGAGAGTTCAAACTTTACCAACGgcgaaaaaaatctaagagTTGTGTCATAGCACTCCCTTGGTTtagttgggtctgtataccCACTAGCCCCTACAACAACAGCCTTAGGCTCCCCCTCCCCCTAtattaggatagagtaggttatacaaatgtatcgttgctgattaaaaaaaaaaaggtacatgGGAAGAATTTTTTGATCCCTCCAGCATTAACAAGATTTGTGcccttttatttattcttttttagtattttcaacacggaagcaaaaaaaaaatttattgtatAAATTACTAACGGCTCCATAGTCAAAATCATCTGTTGTTACTAAAATATTGGGGAGTCAAAGCAAAATTCATCAAGAGGCAAACATCCGGAAGCCGCCTAAATAATGGTATGAAAGTTTCCTCTCGTTTAATTAAGTTAGAGAACTAATGATACTAATAAATGGATCAAAATGGAAGTAATTCTAATTCTAGATGGGTTGGTTGTTCCAACTCATTGACCTCATTCTGAGGTAAAAAAATCACATCCCCTCAACTTATGCAACACTACATCAGAGAAAACTGGGTCTGCCTTGCGTGACATTTGCCGTTTTgagtttgacttttttttttttttttgcaaatatttTAAATGAGGGAAGAAATTACTAGTAGTAAAGTAAGGGAGTAATATACTAATATATCCACATCCGGGCCGGCCCCATGTCTTGGCCTGTTAGATGGGACCCAGAAACACAAAAGAGTAAATACAAACACAAGCACGGATAAAATTACTCAACTCATACAGTCATACCGAGGGACTTTTTACTATTTCAAGAGAATCTTTGGGTCCTGTGTCGTGACTCATGCCAAAGCCAAACTACACAGTACTGTACATTTTCTCCTCCAATCCGacaccttgtttggattgcggttCCGTTagaaaattacgtcgttttttGTGATTACAttttcctattaccttttttcctcacatacattaaatcgttacagtaattttcccatgaaaaatcatgtcaaatgcaattcaaacacaACACACTCCGTTGGAACAGGGAAAAGGGCATGGAAGAAGTGTTTCACGTGATTTTGGGCATAGTTATGAAATCCCCAAGAGGTGACCGGTTCAACGGATTGTGTTGGTCAGCAGCCGCATATTGGGCATTAGCTAtactatataatataataatatattttgaattagaaaaacaataaaatttttgatttgGCAATTTATCCGGTAATTTTTTCTTGATTCACTAATTGAACCGTCGAATAATTAATTGGTCAACAAGTTTATTACTTGTTTGATCTAATTAGTGATTCAACCCGATTCTATGCCAGTTCACCGATTTGAATGATTCGACCGTTGGATCGAATCAAATTTTATGATTATAATTTTGGATGTCGCACATAACATTCTGATTATCTTTGTATGGATTAGGTGTTTTTTAAATACTATATTCTAGCATTATATTACAGTATATTGTATATCAAAACCTGATAATTTGGATATTTGATGaagtattttttaaaattaaaattttattgaattatttttaaaattttatttaaaaaattcctACAACAACCATCCTCCAACGTCTAACACCACCACTAtatctctcttcctctctttcCTTTCTCCTCCTCCCTATTCATTCTCCTTCCTTTCTACATTCTTCCTTCTCCTCCCTTCTTTCCCTTCCTATTTCTTCCTCACAACCCCCTTACCACTCTCGCGAGATTgcaagaaaggggaaaaaggagGGGAAAGACGAAgggatgaaaaggaagagaaatgaCGGatcgaaaaaaaagaggatgagAGATGTGGGCGGTAGTAGGTGGTGAGTGGGAGAAAAAAGTGGTGGTAgaatatattttatttatttgattttttaaaaaaaaatttgttaggTGTATTTGGAATATTGTATGGAatattgtgtttggattgtcaattatttcactttatttacaCCTTATTTACACATACTAATTTGTTTCCATCATCAACATATtttccaatcacttttttatctcacatacatcatatcaaaaaaaatgttactgtacttttttcacaaaattatctcaaataatttacaatccaaacaaaattctGGGGTGTTTTGGAGGTGCATTATTTTAGACTCCAAAAGtaaaaattccaaattcaaaacACTCCAATCCAAATAAATGAGAtacattccagatggatttatgGGTTTTTGACGATACAATAGTAGTGGCAAGCTAGCAGTAATTTCACCAATACATACATTAGCTTAGTAAAGATGAATCATTTTATTGTAAAAAGTCAAGTATTCGAATCTCGTTATTAATGTAAAAATTAAGTTGGTAAGTAATTCATCAGTTTTTGTTGCAAGTGTGTCTTGACCATTGGTGACAGGGATGTCATAGTTTCAAAACCGTCAATTTCGATTAAAAAATTGTCTATTCTAGTTTCTTTAAAAGATGAAACCAAATCTGACTCTGGTTTTTCATTTACGATTCCAATTATTTATAATTATATGTAATCACTTATAGTTACAAAATGAAATATAAAACAATATGACAATAAATTTTGAATAAGAAGAAATTAAAGAACTTgaatttagaagaaaaataacacttttattatattattagccaattgaaaaaagaaaatgatacaaatttaatgagaaataacaccttatatctattgaatattttaaataaagcaaaagataaataattttctcattggaattgaaatgaaataggAAAAATGTCTCAATTTTCTCATTAAATAGGTACAGACAGGATATGAAACCactcaaaaattttattttaaaaaaaaaaactagtacgTTCACCACAAATGCTGAGCCGCACGCATCTTATGCTTATCCATTAGGCTTTACCCTGccgtttattattattaatagggcaaattatccaattggcccttgaactctttgtctaaataaaaataagcccctcatctattttttgttGACTTTAAGCCCTCGAACTTATAAAATTGGACACCCGCGACCCTTTTAGCCAGTTTCTCCGGTTTTGCAACCGGAAGGTTAATTCACACGAATGCCAGTGTGCTTCttcaaagggcatttttgtccgcaTTTTCTAAGCAAAAAGGGAACAATTTCTCCTTTTTCCCCCCATTTCTACAAAACCCTCGTTGCTGCCgctttctctctcctcattctCTGCAAGAGAGTGATACCACTGCTCTTAGGAATCTCCCCACTAGCAGAGTCATAGCTATTCCTTCGACTGCCCAATTCTCCCCTACTCTGGACACCATCCAATCCTATCCAGCCATTGATTCTTAGTGGCAGCTCcattaataatatatttttttaaaaaagaagaattcaaaagagaacaaaaaaaaaggttgaatCAGTAATCCGGCATGAGCTGACTAATCTTGCCTTCTTCTTCAGCAGCCATTTTCTGCTCCGAAATTTTCAACCATACGGAAATAGCTGCAAAGCTCAGCACCAGACTCAACAACCCACTTCCCAATCCGATCCCTACAATGGCCAGAACCGATAGCCCTTTGCTCCTTATCGGCGGCAATGGGTACCCGTACAGATCCTTCTTCCCCTCGTAGGAGCTCGCATTAAACCTCGGCAGGTTCCCACTCCTATTTCCTAAGGACGAGGGTATCGGACCCGACAACTTGTTATTCGAAACATCGAAAATCGAGAGGCGGGCCGGCAATCCTAGCTTCTGAGGGATGAGCCCGGAAAGTTGGTTATCGTGGAGATCGATCACATTAAGGTAGGCGCAGAGAGTGAGCTGTTGAGGGATTGGGCTGGAAAGACGGTTAGAGGAGAGGTTCAGGACAGCAAGATTGACGAGGTATTGGAGGTCAGGGGGGATGGGGCCGGAGATGGCGTTGGATAAGAGGTCGAGTGCTTGGAGATTAGTACAGCTGGAGATATTGGGGGAGATGGAGCCCTTTAGGGAGAGGTTGGAGAGGGAGAGTTTGTAAATCCGGCCGTTGTTGCAGGTGGCGCATTGGAGGAAGGAGGTGAAGCCTTGGCAAGAGTTACCGAAGGTAGCTTTGCTCCAGTTTTGGAGGTTCTTTAATGGGTCTTGAAGGGATTCACTGAGGCGGGTTAAGCATAACTCAGCGTTTGGATCTGGCTCTAATGGCGGGGGTAGGGCGCAGGATCTCCGGGTTAAGCATAGTTGTTCCCTTTTGCTTAGAAAATGCGGACAAAAAAGCCCTTTGAAGAAGCACACTAGCATTCGTGTGAATTGGTCTTCCGGTTGCAAAACCGGAGAAACTGGCTAAAAGGGTCGCGGGTGTCCAATTTTACAAGTTCTAGGGCTTAAAGTcagcaaaaaatagatgaggggcTTATTTTTACTTAGACAAAAAGTTTAAGGGCCAATTGGATAATTTTCCCTTATTAATATTATTAAACTACCTGCATTTGTCGTTATGCGAAAAGCGTCGACGTCAAATAATGGGAGTTATTGGCATAGTTGTTGCGGTTAGCGCTTTCTTTcactttttcctttcattttcctatttttttaaaCCGTTTTCCTCCAATCTCATTTGCTCCGGAACGGATCATCTGTTCCACATCCTGTGTCACTTTCTATcacactttttattatattgataTTTCTCTTttataaacatcatgttttaattcttttttgtttctttaagatccaataaccattaattgagtaatacacaaaatttaacaaactaaaaaaatcaaaatgcataaaaaatgagattaaCACGAGCAGTATTTGCTCACTAGTCCTCACGTTTTTCCAAAGATGTAACACGAGCAGTATTAGTTAATTATcacaagtttttttttcaaataataggttttgaattcaaaatctccctccattaaaataaattaaagaaattCAGAATCTCCTATTTATAGTTTCTCTCCTAAATTAAACCCgttttgagtgatttatgaAGAAACACTTTTGATACAAGTACTTTTTAACAAAAGTGTTTTAAAAAGTATAATTACATAagcacttttgatatttacttgtgtttggttttaatttttaaaaagcaCTTTTATTCGTATATTTACAAACATAGCCCTGAAACTAATAGTCATTTTATGCCAAAGGATTTCTCAGAATTGTTGGATAAAGCATTTTACTAATCTAGgataaaatctaaaattttaaatCTAACATATTTTGAGTGTAAAAGCAATTAAAGAAGCACCAAATTTTGGCTTTTCGAAGAAGTGTGGTTGGAGCCAAACGTTGGATTCCTTAAGTTACTAAAAACTAGTTATCAAACActttaaaaatacttttaataagcatttttttttcaaactcacgGAACAACCCCAAAGGGGGCTCAACCTCCTCTAGGTAATTCTCACAAGTTGAAATACCCTGCTGAGGACTTTATCCTTAGTATCTatatgagtgtgtttggatggaagattatttcactttatttacaCCTTATTTACATATACTAATTTGATTGTATCATCAATacattttccaatcacctttttatctcacatatgtCATAtcaaaaaaagtgttacagtaaaaatatctcaaatagtTTCCGTCTCTGAAACCTGTTTGTACCGATAGAAAAGTCGATGGCAATCAAACTTAGCATTTGGGATACGTAtcacaaaataataataataataaaggacAAGAATCTTAGCCTAATGCTAGTCTATACACGTTGTAGAGACTAGGACTCTTGCTCGAGCTTTAAAAGTCATTGGAGTAGTTTCTTAGGGAGAAAAGAGGGCTGGTAAACAAATAGCGGAAAGAACTATTAGGCTTTGATTCAACCACAGGAGAGAGCTCTAAAATGGCCAATGACAGCCTCTCAGAACCGTCCAATGCACTAAATTGGGGGTTCAAACTCCATATAATAATGTGTTGTATTACAAAGAAGTATCGTGCTTTATTTGTTCAAATAATTCAGAAAGTGTCGTAATGCACTTGTTTGGTTTAGAGGTTTACCATCCAATCTCCATACCAGCTTAGTTGGGCTCTCTTCCCCGTAGATAGAATTAGTGTAGATTGTTGCAAttggacaaaaagaaaaaaaaaagaaagaaaaggggtaCCGATGAGGACGACTATAGCCAAACCTTGTTCTGATGGGAATCGGAGGAATAAAAAGCCATCCAGGATCGAACCAATTCTGAAAATTGAGATATACTAGGAAATTAGCAATGACAATAGACAATTTACACCTTCTATCCTATAAAGAGTGGGTAGgcactaacaattttttttttcctttttttttttg
This portion of the Coffea arabica cultivar ET-39 chromosome 2e, Coffea Arabica ET-39 HiFi, whole genome shotgun sequence genome encodes:
- the LOC140036821 gene encoding ABSCISIC ACID-INSENSITIVE 5-like protein 2 isoform X1, translated to MASSKVMSSTSPANPDLPRHSTSTATTSSTCSTSTTGLLQHSSAVFHPPPPHQQPQAHHHLLHHSDDHSFGSMNMEEILKNIYSDPDTLASAVDGDGSLPAVGAGRNNNVGEVGSKTVDEVWKEIVSGGGAAAGGGGGSHEPRMTLEDFLTKAGAVSEEDVRVPGVSSPAPPPVPAPAVGGGGGGGYGMEVIMNAAAAGVQFPPVVHMQNAPGGFGMESQLGFGNRMVPAGAAGQIRGGAGGTGGGSGSGRGKRRAPPVEDVALDKATQQKQRRMIKNRESAARSRERKQAYTVELESLVTQLEEENARLLKEEADQKKKRFKQTKWTLHACERYGIALHMVVKFLFNYTFQSMTNSQNRYANSFAPSPSVSIPGIFTISSLRGIHAIRQQMQPELLFCINFLILWN
- the LOC140036821 gene encoding bZIP transcription factor 12-like isoform X5 — translated: MASSKVMSSTSPANPDLPRHSTSTATTSSTCSTSTTGLLQHSSAVFHPPPPHQQPQAHHHLLHHSDDHSFGSMNMEEILKNIYSDPDTLASAVDGDGSLPAVGAGRNNNVGEVGSKTVDEVWKEIVSGGGAAAGGGGGSHEPRMTLEDFLTKAGAVSEEDVRVPGVSSPAPPPVPAPAVGGGGGGGYGMEVIMNAAAAGVQFPPVVHMQNAPGGFGMESQLGFGNRMVPAGAAGQIRGGAGGTGGGSGSGRGKRRAPPVEDVALDKATQQKQRRMIKNRESAARSRERKQAYTVELESLVTQLEEENARLLKEEADQKKKRFKQVQLLLLSF
- the LOC140036821 gene encoding bZIP transcription factor 12-like isoform X3, with translation MASSKVMSSTSPANPDLPRHSTSTATTSSTCSTSTTGLLQHSSAVFHPPPPHQQPQAHHHLLHHSDDHSFGSMNMEEILKNIYSDPDTLASAVDGDGSLPAVGAGRNNNVGEVGSKTVDEVWKEIVSGGGAAAGGGGGSHEPRMTLEDFLTKAGAVSEEDVRVPGVSSPAPPPVPAPAVGGGGGGGYGMEVIMNAAAAGVQFPPVVHMQNAPGGFGMESQLGFGNRMVPAGAAGQIRGGAGGTGGGSGSGRGKRRAPPVEDVALDKATQQKQRRMIKNRESAARSRERKQAYTVELESLVTQLEEENARLLKEEADQKKKRFKQLMENLIPVVEQQRPPRVLRRVQSMSWISKKRRSGAGEIA
- the LOC140036821 gene encoding ABSCISIC ACID-INSENSITIVE 5-like protein 2 isoform X2, with amino-acid sequence MASSKVMSSTSPANPDLPRHSTSTATTSSTCSTSTTGLLQHSSAVFHPPPPHQQPQAHHHLLHHSDDHSFGSMNMEEILKNIYSDPDTLASAVDGDGSLPAVGAGRNNNVGEVGSKTVDEVWKEIVSGGGAAAGGGGGSHEPRMTLEDFLTKAGAVSEEDVRVPGVSSPAPPPVPAPAVGGGGGGGYGMEVIMNAAAAGVQFPPVVHMQNAPGGFGMESQLGFGNRMVPAGAAGQIRGGAGGTGGGSGSGRGKRRAPPVEDVALDKATQQKQRRMIKNRESAARSRERKQADQKKKRFKQTKWTLHACERYGIALHMVVKFLFNYTFQSMTNSQNRYANSFAPSPSVSIPGIFTISSLRGIHAIRQQMQPELLFCINFLILWN
- the LOC140036821 gene encoding G-box-binding factor 4-like isoform X4, which produces MASSKVMSSTSPANPDLPRHSTSTATTSSTCSTSTTGLLQHSSAVFHPPPPHQQPQAHHHLLHHSDDHSFGSMNMEEILKNIYSDPDTLASAVDGDGSLPAVGAGRNNNVGEVGSKTVDEVWKEIVSGGGAAAGGGGGSHEPRMTLEDFLTKAGAVSEEDVRVPGVSSPAPPPVPAPAVGGGGGGGYGMEVIMNAAAAGVQFPPVVHMQNAPGGFGMESQLGFGNRMVPAGAAGQIRGGAGGTGGGSGSGRGKRRAPPVEDVALDKATQQKQRRMIKNRESAARSRERKQADQKKKRFKQLMENLIPVVEQQRPPRVLRRVQSMSWISKKRRSGAGEIA
- the LOC140036821 gene encoding ABSCISIC ACID-INSENSITIVE 5-like protein 4 isoform X6 — encoded protein: MASSKVMSSTSPANPDLPRHSTSTATTSSTCSTSTTGLLQHSSAVFHPPPPHQQPQAHHHLLHHSDDHSFGSMNMEEILKNIYSDPDTLASAVDGDGSLPAVGAGRNNNVGEVGSKTVDEVWKEIVSGGGAAAGGGGGSHEPRMTLEDFLTKAGAVSEEDVRVPGVSSPAPPPVPAPAVGGGGGGGYGMEVIMNAAAAGVQFPPVVHMQNAPGGFGMESQLGFGNRMVPAGAAGQIRGGAGGTGGGSGSGRGKRRAPPVEDVALDKATQQKQRRMIKNRESAARSRERKQADQKKKRFKQVQLLLLSF